One segment of Macrotis lagotis isolate mMagLag1 chromosome 1, bilby.v1.9.chrom.fasta, whole genome shotgun sequence DNA contains the following:
- the SLC25A33 gene encoding solute carrier family 25 member 33 encodes MAAAPSQQKENTLLHLFAGGCGGTVGAIFTCPLEVIKTRLQSSRLAFGTVYYPQVQLGTISGAGVVRPTSVSPGLLQVLKSILEKEGPRSLFRGLGPNLVGVAPSRAVYFACYSKAKEQFNGIFVPNSNVVHIFSSGSAAFITNTLMNPIWMVKTRMQLERKVRGSKQMNTVQCARYVYQTEGIRGFYRGLTASYAGISETIICFAIYESLKKWLKEVPLTPSTNGAERSRKSTNFFGLMAAAAVSKGCASCIAYPHEVIRTRLREEGTKYKSFIQTARLVAREEGYLAFYRGLFAQLIRQIPNTAIVLSTYELIVYLLEDHMK; translated from the exons GTGTGGGGGCACTGTTGGTGCTATTTTTACATGTCCTCTAGAGGTAATTAAGACCAGACTTCAGTCTTCAAGATTAGCTTTCGGAACTGTCTACTATCCTCAAGTTCAGCTGGGGACCATTAGTGGAGCAGGAGTGGTCAGACCAACATCAGTATCACCTGGACTCTTACAGGTTCTGAA GTCAATTTTGGAGAAGGAGGGACCAAGGTCACTTTTTAGAGGCTTGGGTCCAAACTTGGTTGGAGTTGCACCATCAAG GGCTGTATACTTTGCATGTTACTCCAAGGCCAAAGAGCAGTTTAATGGCATTTTTGTGCCGAACAGCAACGTCGTCCACATTTTCTCCTCTGGCTCTGCAG ctttTATCACAAATACCTTAATGAATCCTATCTGGATGGTTAAAACCCGGATGCAGTTAGAGCGGAA agTAAGGGGTTCCAAACAAATGAATACTGTCCAATGTGCTCGTTATGTTTACCAGACAGAAGGCATTCGTGGATTCTATAGAGGATTAACTGCTTCATATGCGGGCATTTCTGAGACCATAATCTGTTTTGCTATTTATGAAAGCTTAAAGAAATGGCTAAAAGAAGTCCCATTAACTCCTTCTACAAATGGAGCTGAGAGAAGCAGAAAATCCACCAACTTTTTTGGACTTatggctgctgctgctgtttccaAGGGGTGTGCATCCTGTATTGCCTATCCACATG AAGTGATAAGAACTCGACTTCGAGAAGAGGGCACCAAGTACAAGTCTTTCATTCAGACCGCACGGCTGGTAGCCCGAGAAGAAGGCTATCTGGCTTTCTACCGGGGACTCTTTGCCCAGCTCATCCGGCAGATCCCAAATACTGCTATTGTGTTGTCCACCTATGAGCTTATCGTCTACTTACTAGAAGACCATATGAAGTGA